The genomic segment TCGCCGGCGCCATTGGCGAAACGGCCGCACCGCGTTTGGCGGGGCTGACACGCTCTGCATATGCGCGAATCGTACCGCATGCGCCCTGGCAGCGCCGGCGTCCGCTGGGACCGATAGTTTGTTCCGAGCAAGGCAGGTTGAAGATTGGCGCGCGACGGGAGCCAAGCGTTCGGCTACGCGCATTCCACACGGACTCTGCCCGATCTGGCCGCAAGGACACTCATTCCCCCTGAACAAAACACGCGCAAAACGCCCTTGCAGGCAGTAGTCTGCCGGAATTGGCCCTATAATAGGGTAGTTAGCCGTTGAAATCAATAACAATTTCGGTCGTAATTGGTTCTATTTATCTCAGCGTCATTACCTAACTATACTATGACCTCAAGCGCCGTTCAGGCGTCTATTATTGTTGATCGTGTCCGCATAGTCCTGTCGTGCCTGTCGTACGTACGAGTGAAGCATCGCTTCTCCAAGCGGATTGATGGCATCGTCGCCTTCAAACAGCATCGTACTGCATAGGTAACTAGCAGTCCAGCGCCGTGTTTGCTAATTCGGCGCCGTGAAAGAAAAATGCCTGGAAATAGCGCAATGGCTCAATACTGCAACAAAAAGCGAGAAATCGGCCACAACCATGCACTTGCACCAATTTGCATTTTGCGATAGAATAGCGACGTTAGCAGTCGAGTAGCAAGAGTGCTAAAGAGCCTAACCATTTTAAGAAGGAGGACAGTCTGTCATGAACCTGAAGCCCCTTGGTGATCGCGTGATTGTCGAGCCGTTAGAGAAGGATGAGGTGACGGCGAGCGGCATCTATCTGCCCGAAACGGCGAAGGAAAAGCCGCAGGAAGGCTTGATTCTGGCTATCGGCCCCGGCCGCCTGGACGACAGCGGCAAGCGCGTCGCGATGGAAGTGGCCACCGGCGACAAGGTGATATACGCCAAATACTCGGGCACCGAAGTCAAACTCGGCGAAAAGAAGTACTTGATCCTGTCCGAGAAAGACATTCTCGCGACTATCACTAACTAGGAAATCTACGGAGGAAGATTCGTCATGGCGAAGCAAATCGCATTTTCGGAAGAAGCGCGCCGGCAACTGAAGATCGGCGTGGATACACTGGCCAACGCCGTCAAGACGACGCTCGGGCCCAAGGGCCGCAACGTCGCGCTGGACAAGAAGTTCGGCGCGCCGACCGTCACGCATGATGGCGTCACCGTTGCGAAGGAAATCGAGCTGCAGGATCCGTACCAGAACATGGGCGCCCAGCTCCTCAAGGAAGCCGCCACGAAGACGAACGACGTCGCGGGCGACGGCACCACCACCGCCACCGTGCTGGCGCAGGCGATCGTGACCGAGGGCCTGAAGAACCTGGCCGCGGGCGCCAACCCGATGATGCTGAAGCACGGCATCGAAAAGGGCGCGCAGGCCGTCGTCAAGGCGATCCGCGAAAGCGCCACCAAAGTCGAAGACAAAGAGCAGATCGCCAACGTCGCGGCCATCTCCGCCGCCGACGCGGAAATCGGCTCGCTGATTGCGGACGTGATGGACAAGGTGGGCAAGGACGGCGTCATTACCGTCGAAGAGTCGAAGGGCCTGCAGTTCGAGACCGAATACGTCGAGGGCATGCAGTTCGACCGCGGCTACATCTCGCCCTACTTCATCACCAATGCCGAGCGCATGGAGACCGAGCTGACCGACCCGTACGTGCTGATTACCGACAAGAAGATCAGCGCGGCGACCGATATCGTCCCGATCATGGAGAAGCTGATCCAGACCGGCAAGCGCGAGTTCGTCGTGATCGCGGAAGACGTCGATGGCGAGGCGCTGGCGACGATGGTGCTGAACAAGCTGCGCGGCACGTTCAATTGCCTCGCGATCAAGGCGCCGGGCTTCGGCGACCGCCGCAAGGAAATGCTGCGCGACATCTCGATCCTGACGGGCGGCCAGGTCATCACCGAAGAAATGGGCCGCAAGCTGGAGACCGTGACCGTGGCGGACCTGGGCAAGGCGCGCAAGGTGTCGGCCGACAAGGACAACACCACGATCGTCGAGGGCAAGGGCATCGAGAAGGAGATCAAGGGCCGCATCGAGCAGATCAAGGCCCAGATCGAGACGACGACCAGCGACTACGACCGCGAGAAGCTGCAGGAGCGCCTGGCGAAGCTGGCCGGCGGCGTCGCGATCATCCGCGTCGGCGCGGCCACCGAGACCGAACTGAAGGAAAAGAAGCACCGCGTCGAGGATGCGCTGAGCGCGACCCGCGCGGCCGTCGAGGAAGGCATCGTGCCCGGCGGCGGCGTGGCCTTGATCAACGCGATCAAGGCGCTGGACAGCGTGAAGATGGGCGCCGAGGACGAGCAGACCGGCGTGACGATTCTGCGCCGTGCGCTCGAGGCGCCACTGCAGATGATCGCCGAGAATGCCGGCCAGGACGGCGCGGTGATTCTGCAGAGCGTCCGCCGCGCGCAGAAGGAAGGCAACAACATCAACATCGGCTTCAACGTCATCAGCGGCGAGTACCAGGACATGCTGAAGATGGGTATCATCGACCCGGCCAAGGTCACCCGCTCGGCCGTCGAGAATGCGGCTTCCATCGCGGCGATGATCCTGACGACCGAAGCACTGGTCACGGACATCCCGGAGAAGGAAAAGGGTCCGTCGGCTCCGCCGATGCCCGATTACTAAACCGGATATAGCAGCAGTAGTGCAGTCCTTGAAACCCTCCGGGCTAACCGCCCGGAGGGTTTCTATTTTTCGCGCCCCGCAAGTCTGGTAAACTGTCTGTGCGCCGTGCGCCGGCGCAGACTGACGCAGCGTGCAAGGAGCCTATGACCCCGTTTGAAGAGTTCGTGCAGATCATTGCGCGCCTGCGCGCGCCCGACGGCTGCCCGTGGGACCGCGCGCAGACGCCGCAGACGCTGCGCCGCTACCTGCTGGAAGAGGCGTACGAGGCGCTCGAGGCGATTGACCTGGACGACCCGCGCCGGCTCAAAGAAGAGCTGGGCGACGTGCTGCTGCAGATCGTGCTGCAGGCGCAGATTGCCGGCGAGACCGGCCAGTTTACGATCGACGATGTGATCGCGCACATCCACGCCAAGATGATCCGGCGGCACCCGCATGTCTTTGGCGACCAGCAGGGCGCAACGGTCGAGGAGATCGAGGCGAACTGGGAGACGATCAAGCGCGCCGAGAAGTCGCACGACGCGCCGGCCGAGGTCACGTCGTTCCTGAACGACATACCCAAAGGACTGCCGGCGCTGACCGAGGCGGAGGACATGCAGCAGCGCGCCGCGCGCGTCGACCTGTGGAACGGCGACGCGGCCGACGCCGCTTGGCGCACCGGCCAGGCGCTCAACCGCCTGCGCGAGCACCAGGACGCCGAATCGCTCGGCGAGGCGTTGTTCATGCTCGTCGACCAGGCGCGCCGGGCGGGGCTGGACGCCGAATCGGCGCTGCGCGAGGCGAACCGGCGCTTCGGCCGCTCACTGGGCTAGATGCAGGATTGTTTTCACCGTAACTACACGCGGGGTGGATTCGTTGAGATGGGGCAAAACAGACGAGTCCATGAGCGGTATGAGTGTGATAAAGACTTACCGCCCCTGCAATCTGGCCGTGTCGTGCGTTTTTATAAGTGCTAGTCACCCCACGCCTGCCAGATCCGTACTACCACGACAATCCTGACTATGCAATGGTGAGCAGGCAACGGACGCCCGGATATTGGCATTCGCCGCCTGCTTTGTCACACCACGGTCATCCCTATCGCAGCTTTGCGTCGACTTCGTTCACGGCGGTTTCGAACATCTCTACGACATCGCGCAGAAACTGATTGCGGTCAGGGGAGGGTATCGCGTCCGGAATCGGCGCGGCCGGTGTATAAATCTGGTTGCCAATTGTGTCGGCACGCCGGAAGGACGATCCGCGCCCTTGTTCGCCGAAAGCGCTTTGCCATTCTGTCTTTCGGTCACTCCAGACACGCTGGGTCGCAAACGTGATGAGTCGCTTCGCCACGTTGTCCGCGAGAGCATCATAGATTGCTTGTTTCTCGTCGTCCTGTGGATCAGGCCCCTCCCATTCCACCGGGCTTTGGATGAACACGTAGATCCGCTTTACAAGCTCTTTTCGTAGATCCGCGACCGGCTTAAGCGTATCGTATTCGTCCGCCATATCCGTCGCGAGCCGTCTACTCAGAGCCTTGACGCGCGTCCAATGCTCCTTGCTGAACCCCGGTTTATAGTCAAGCCCGAGCCGAGTCCACCAGGCGTCGTGAAACGCCTCCGCGGCGCTGCGAATCGCCAGTACCAGATTCATACGATCGTAGACCGGCTTCGCCTTCGAC from the Chloroflexota bacterium genome contains:
- the groL gene encoding chaperonin GroEL (60 kDa chaperone family; promotes refolding of misfolded polypeptides especially under stressful conditions; forms two stacked rings of heptamers to form a barrel-shaped 14mer; ends can be capped by GroES; misfolded proteins enter the barrel where they are refolded when GroES binds) is translated as MAKQIAFSEEARRQLKIGVDTLANAVKTTLGPKGRNVALDKKFGAPTVTHDGVTVAKEIELQDPYQNMGAQLLKEAATKTNDVAGDGTTTATVLAQAIVTEGLKNLAAGANPMMLKHGIEKGAQAVVKAIRESATKVEDKEQIANVAAISAADAEIGSLIADVMDKVGKDGVITVEESKGLQFETEYVEGMQFDRGYISPYFITNAERMETELTDPYVLITDKKISAATDIVPIMEKLIQTGKREFVVIAEDVDGEALATMVLNKLRGTFNCLAIKAPGFGDRRKEMLRDISILTGGQVITEEMGRKLETVTVADLGKARKVSADKDNTTIVEGKGIEKEIKGRIEQIKAQIETTTSDYDREKLQERLAKLAGGVAIIRVGAATETELKEKKHRVEDALSATRAAVEEGIVPGGGVALINAIKALDSVKMGAEDEQTGVTILRRALEAPLQMIAENAGQDGAVILQSVRRAQKEGNNINIGFNVISGEYQDMLKMGIIDPAKVTRSAVENAASIAAMILTTEALVTDIPEKEKGPSAPPMPDY
- the groES gene encoding co-chaperone GroES, with product MNLKPLGDRVIVEPLEKDEVTASGIYLPETAKEKPQEGLILAIGPGRLDDSGKRVAMEVATGDKVIYAKYSGTEVKLGEKKYLILSEKDILATITN
- the mazG gene encoding nucleoside triphosphate pyrophosphohydrolase — protein: MTPFEEFVQIIARLRAPDGCPWDRAQTPQTLRRYLLEEAYEALEAIDLDDPRRLKEELGDVLLQIVLQAQIAGETGQFTIDDVIAHIHAKMIRRHPHVFGDQQGATVEEIEANWETIKRAEKSHDAPAEVTSFLNDIPKGLPALTEAEDMQQRAARVDLWNGDAADAAWRTGQALNRLREHQDAESLGEALFMLVDQARRAGLDAESALREANRRFGRSLG